In the Telopea speciosissima isolate NSW1024214 ecotype Mountain lineage chromosome 2, Tspe_v1, whole genome shotgun sequence genome, one interval contains:
- the LOC122651054 gene encoding protein TAPETUM DETERMINANT 1-like yields the protein MESVLKSIGFCKCSIQSLKLIQIPTGKVVQGKSEFAVSVLNECSCKQGNIKVNCSGFQTTEVINPLLFKNDECDRKKCVLLNGLPIGIHESIDFVYAWDTQFPFSVVYAEKAC from the exons ATGGAATCGGTTCTCAAATCCAT aGGTTTCTGCAAGTGCTCCATTCAAAGCCTTAAGTTGATTCAAATTCCAACAGGGAAGGTGGTTCAAGGGAAATCCGAGTTTGCTGTGTCTGTACTCAATGAGTGCAGTTGCAAACAAGGAAATATTAAAGTCAACTGCAGTGGATTCCAGACAACTGAAGTGATCAATCCTTTACTGTTTAAAAATGATGAATGTGACAGGAAGAAATGTGTTCTCCTCAATGGCTTGCCCATTGGTATTCATGAATCAATTGACTTCGTATATGCATGGGATACACAGTTCCCCTTCTCTGTGGTATATGCTGAAAAGGCTTGCTAG